A genome region from Cydia pomonella isolate Wapato2018A chromosome 21, ilCydPomo1, whole genome shotgun sequence includes the following:
- the LOC133529547 gene encoding uncharacterized protein LOC133529547: MNKSHETLKMHEHQKQTWIELIENYKNLTLLWDPKHTDYSDQRLRQKAYDKLLKIYKTIDSKATLSHFKKKFDNMRTTYNRERKRMKGCKVEGVIYTPNLWYFKHLSFLDKILETPEESERYFHFNRYDNKIYLETSPLKRKRVAINSSSTPKSQSVKVKPEYYLNIEPIQSSGEENTQNTSPSLPSQLRIKVQSPRIQNTFSLRDVQENKKSQMSPDNRLRDLLQKQENFVGTVSQMLTKEQEDWEVIGKSIGLQLSSLEEKQGTIARKLINDVIFFGSMDKLTVESYINVNEMISDNDEKEHFVYVDSSS, encoded by the exons ATGAATAAAAGCCatgaaactttaaaaatgcaCGAACATCAAAAGCAAACCTGGATAGAATTAATCGAAAATTACAAGAATTTGACACTGTTATGGGATCCAAAGCACACAGACTATTCGGACCAGCGATTGCGTCAGAAAGCCTACGATAAATTGCTCAAGATATACAAAACAATTGATAGCAAAGCCACCTTGTCACACTTTAAAAAGAAATTTGATAATATGAGAACTACATACAACAGAGAGAGAAAAagg ATGAAAGGATGTAAAGTAGAGGGAGTAATTTACACACCAAATTTATGGTATTTTAAGCATCTCAGCTTCCTTGATAAGATACTGGAGACACCGGAGGAGAGTGAAAGATATTTTCACTTCAATAGGTATGATAACAAGATTTATTTGGAGACGTCCCCATTGAAAAGGAAACGGGTTGCTATTAATAGTTCAAGTACACCGAAATCACAGTCTGTCAAAGTCAAACCTGAATACTATCTAAATATAGAGCCTATTCAGTCTTCTGGAGAG GAAAACACCCAAAATACATCACCATCACTACCAAGTCAACTCCGTATCAAGGTTCAATCACCACGCATCCAGAACACATTTAGCTTGCGGGACGTGCAGGAAAACAAAAAAAGTCAAATGTCACCGGACAACCGACTCCGAGATCTTCTGCAAAAACAAGAAAACTTTGTGGGCACTGTCAGCCAAATGCTGACCAAGGAACAAGAAGATTGGGAGGTTATAGGCAAATCTATAGGCCTACAACTATCCAGTTTAGAAGAGAAACAAGGAACCATTGCTAGAAAGTTGATAAATGATGTAATTTTCTTCGGGAGTATGGATAAATTGACTGTGGAGTCATACATTAATGTAAATGAAATGATCTCAGATAATGATGAGAAAGAACATTTTGTATATGTTGATTCATCTAGTTAG